In Clostridium thermosuccinogenes, the genomic stretch GGGTTTTGACAACTATGTGTATATATTCACAAAAGATATATATTTTGCAGAACGGTTGAGAGCATTTTTCCTCAATACGATTTTCAGCTTGCCGGTCATCCTTGTTTTTTCACTGATGATTGCCATGCTGATAAACCAGAAGATAAAATTCAAGGGGTTTTTCAGAACATTGTTCTTCTTACCCATAATAGTTGTCAGCGGGCCGGTGCTTGAAAGGCTGATCTCCGATGGAGCGACCACAATACCGATGATAGAGCAGTATGGAGTATATGACATCATAAATGAAGTGGTGCCATATATGCTTGTGGAGCCGATAAGCTACCTCTTCAGCCAGCTGATACTAATCCTCTGGTATTCCGGCATACCTATACTTATATACCTTGCAGGATTGCAAAAGATAGACATTAACCTTTATGAAGCCGCTTTGATCGATGGTGCATCCTCCTGGGTGGTGTTTTGGAAAATAACTTTGCCTTCATTAAAAGGGATAATATTGATCAACGCCATATACACTCTGGTTTTTTTGGGAACATCGGAGATTAATGAGGTGATAATCCTGATCAAAAATAACATGCTGAATCCCAACACCGGCTTCGGCATAGCTTCGGCAATGGCATGGACCTTCACCGTCGGTCTTGGTCTCATAATGGTAATTATATATTTCATAGGCGGCAGGGAAAAACCTGCTGTCGTGCAGAAAAAGCTTCCGGCCAAAAAGCCGGAGAAAAAAGCAAAAAAAATACTGCCAGTCAGGGGGTGATGAGGTTGAATATTTCTGCTCTTATAGATAGGCACAGGATGGATAGGTATATAAATAAAGCCAAGAAGGCGTTGCTCGGTTCCAGAGAAAAAACCGGAATCCTGTTCACAATCTTTGTTTATACCATGCTGATATCCCTGGGGTTTATTTATCTCTATCCCATGCTTCATATGTTTGTTACCAGCTTTATGTCCCTGGATGATCTGCTGGATGAGTCGGTGCG encodes the following:
- a CDS encoding carbohydrate ABC transporter permease; this encodes MGKKRRLRLGVTTRREMKGYLFILPWLVGFGIFFAYPMFQSFIYSISSVRITAKARIVKPVGFDNYVYIFTKDIYFAERLRAFFLNTIFSLPVILVFSLMIAMLINQKIKFKGFFRTLFFLPIIVVSGPVLERLISDGATTIPMIEQYGVYDIINEVVPYMLVEPISYLFSQLILILWYSGIPILIYLAGLQKIDINLYEAALIDGASSWVVFWKITLPSLKGIILINAIYTLVFLGTSEINEVIILIKNNMLNPNTGFGIASAMAWTFTVGLGLIMVIIYFIGGREKPAVVQKKLPAKKPEKKAKKILPVRG